The Crassaminicella thermophila nucleotide sequence AAAGAAATAGATGAAGAGGATGAATATGATCTAATTTTTTTGGATAAGCAAGTTTACGGTGACGATTTTGAGCAGCTATTTTCAAATGTATTTCTGAACTGCAGGTCGCTGATTGATGATAGGGATAAGACGAAGATTTTTAAAAATGTTACTGAAAAGTGGACTAGAAGAAACCTAAAAGAAGACATAGATAAGGCTCAGGAAGTAAGAGAAGAAGTTATTGCATCCATGAAAAATTGCGCTGAGATAGATGTTGAAAAGTTTGTACAGAGTGTTTTTGGTAATGATGTTGAAATGCAGCAAAATTTTATACAACACCTTGAAAGAGAAGGGATTCAATTAGAAAAAATTGAGATTGATAAAAAATGGGTTGAGAAAAAAATGAAAAAGAGAATTATGAAAACAGATACAGGTATAGAGATAAAAAGGAGAGTATGAGGATTTAGAAGATAAAAATGAAATTTGAAATAGTAAGGAATGGAGATGGAACGGTAAATCTGATTATAAAAAAAATGTTAGAAGTATGATGGAAAGGTAAGCGGAAACGTTGTAGTTAGTGGTGGGGGAGAGATGAAAATGCCAGATTACTTTTTGGGAATGGTATAAAAAAATAAAAGGGTATAATCGGCTACTAGATAAGGAAATATGTTTTTAGAAATAAGACATTTTTTTAATTGGATGTTGTATAGAGTATCTTACAGAAAAAGGACAAAAAATAAACAATTTGCAGGGACAAAACAATTTAGATGAAATTTTGGAATATTTGACATTGGGCGTAGCATGGACAAAATAGAATATTAGTGGTGGTGGGAGTATGAAAAAATATAATAGATTCACTTTTCTAAAGTCCTGGTAAACCAGGTTGTGGAGGATTGAGGACACATCACATGTCCAATAGGAAGTCCAACCATGCGAAAGCATGATCCGTGCAGGGTGAAAAACAAAAGCGTAAAACTTGCTCATGGTAGCGTCGGTGATGTAGGACAAAGACTTAATGGCGTGGGAAGCCCGAGCAGGTGACCTTTCTGAGATTGTGAAATACAATCAAAAGGAAGGTTAGAAAAGTGAAACATATCATAAGTTTTTCAGGTGGGAAAGATTCAACAGCAATGTTGCTGATGATGATTGAAAAAAATATGAAAATTGATGAAATAATCTTTTGTGATACAGGAATGGAATTTCCAGATATGTATGAGCATATCAGAAAAGTTGAAAAGTATATTGGAAGGATCATAACCAAACTAAAATCTAATGACAGCTTTGAATATTATATGTTCATCCACGAAAAAAAGAGTGGTCAAATAGGTTACGGATGGCCTGATTTTAGAAATAGATGGTGTACTCAAATGCTAAAAAAATCGGTTATATCAAAACATTTAAGGAGTATAGAAGATGAAATAATCGAGTATCATGGAATAGCCTTAGATGAAGCCCATAGAGCGAAGAAAAACAAAGAGAAGGCAATACGTTATCCTCTAATTGAGTGGGGGATTACGGAAACAGAGGCATTACAATATTGTTATGAAAAAGGATTTAATTGGAACGGCTTATACGAAAAGTTTGACAGGGTAAGTTGTTGGTGTTGCCCACTCAAAGGATTACAGGAATTAAGAAATTTATACAGATACTATCCAAAATATTGGAAGAGGTTAAAACGAATGGATGAATTAGCACATAACAGATTCAGGTTAGATTATAGCTTTGAAGAAATGGAAAAAAGATTCTCAAAAGAAATTTATTTGGAAGAAAATCAACTAACAATATGGGGCTGACTCCAGCCCTGCTGAATAAGATTATACAACGAATAGGCCATATTGCTAACATATGGTGGAAAGTGAGGGGTAAATATGAGTATACAAGCACATAGATGCAATCAAGACAATTGCAACGGATTTATATTAGCTGAAAATGCTGATTATAACTATGAACATGCAATGAAAAATAACAATGGTATTCTTGATAG carries:
- a CDS encoding phosphoadenosine phosphosulfate reductase domain-containing protein — protein: MKHIISFSGGKDSTAMLLMMIEKNMKIDEIIFCDTGMEFPDMYEHIRKVEKYIGRIITKLKSNDSFEYYMFIHEKKSGQIGYGWPDFRNRWCTQMLKKSVISKHLRSIEDEIIEYHGIALDEAHRAKKNKEKAIRYPLIEWGITETEALQYCYEKGFNWNGLYEKFDRVSCWCCPLKGLQELRNLYRYYPKYWKRLKRMDELAHNRFRLDYSFEEMEKRFSKEIYLEENQLTIWG